The following DNA comes from Neofelis nebulosa isolate mNeoNeb1 chromosome 3, mNeoNeb1.pri, whole genome shotgun sequence.
tgtccttcctccacttgctctctatctctcaaaaatagataagcagacaacaaaaaaagACCATTCAAAATATGCACGGGTCATTTCAATTCACGCTCCTGGTTACAGGTGTCAGAAGCCACGTCAGGTGCAGAGGCCCTCCCTGTGAGAGAGGGACTGGTACTGGGTCACCCTAAAAGGCACCTCCGTAGAACAGGGACCTCAGACGGCTGTCCCTCCTCCCTGTAGACAGACGGGAAGACAGGTGACTATATGCTGAGTGCCAAACAGCAAATCGGGAAGATTGCAGTACATGTGATGGGCACCATGATGGGAGCTGGACCCTTCCGCCTGCACCCCAAACACTCCCACCACCCCTACATGCCTTCATCTCCTCAGCCCAGTCTTCGCCTGGAAGGGTTCCTTCCAAAACACACGCCACAGCATCCTCCTGCCCTTCTAGGGTCTCCCCACCCTCAGGATGAGTCCCAAATTGGCACAGCTCAGTACCCTTCCTGACAGGTCCCCTGCTCTTTGCCCCCAACTTCTCTGGAAGTTCCAGGAGTTCCAAGAGTTCCAAGCTCCCTCCTCaggtctctgcctttcctcctgctgccagctccctcctcccttctggctCCCTCCTAGAGAGCTTTCCCCTACCTGAACACATAGGTGGGCACCTCTTCTGCCTGTTGGTCTGGCCGGTTCTCCTAGTGAGCAGAACCAAGCAGACATTTAGATTTTGTCACAGGACAGAGCAACCCAAGGTTAGCAGCTGAcgacccacccacccattcactTACTCACTTACTCTCTCATTCCCCACAACCAGGGCAGGACTGAACCCTgatggggaggagctggggacaAGTTGAACATGAGCCCTGCCTGCACTGAGTTCCTAATCTGATGGGGAAGGCAGACATTTAGACCAGCAGGAGATCCTACCTGTCATGGGGGACCgtctgccaggggctggaggcagggaggtgggggggggtcaccagaagaaggggaggcagggaggggagtaATGAAGGGGGAGGACAGGGAGtcagtggggggcagggtggtgggggcagagaggcagtggggAGGACAGAGGTGAAGGTGTAGGGAGGTGATGCACAGAGCCTGGGTGAACCCTGGCTCCAGAAGTCACTGACGTACTCATGGAAAGCCTCTGCGAGAATGACAGGGCTGCCTGACTCAGGGTTTGTTGCAAGGACTGAATAAGAAAACCCAAACACTCTCGTGTTTGGAGGACATCAGGCACCCAACAAAAGTTAGTGAGGTGAAGCTAAGATGTAAGAAATGAGAAGGCAGAAGCCAGGTGAGGATGTGGCAAGGGAACATACAACAGAAAGACCGAGCAtcatatgcaaaggccctgtggcaggaagaGGCAGGATGAGTGTAAGGAACAGGAAGGTGGTCAGGGGGATGGACGTGTCTAGTGAAGGGCTGATGGCGGGGTGGGGGCATGAAGGGGAACTGGAGGAGACGGAAGGCTAGATCTCAAAACAAATCCTAAGCCTCTGGCCCAGTGGTAGCTGCCACACACAGCGCCTTCCAGCAaggcccctccccgctccccgctgGGCCTAGGCTGACTGGGGCCTCCTTCCCAGGATGAGGGAGAGCTGAGGACCAGCCAACATCAGTTCACTTTTGCCCCCAGAGCCTCATCAGTCTGGCCACAGCGGCGTGTGAGGGGAATGCAGGGGCTGCTCCATGCTTCTCCACGGAGGTGGCTGCAAACCTCGTCTCCCTGGAAACCGGAATAATCATTGGAAGTGAGCTCATGGCAACTCCGCTCACGCGCGTGGGTGCCACGATTATTATACAAGCTGATTTACACACTGTCCTTTTCAAACCTATACGCCATGAATGTGAAAGAAGGTTCACTATCTCCGCTTTTCTGGCAAGGCACCCTGCCAGAGGAGCAGGACGGAACGAGGAGGTTCAGCTGATGTTCTAAAATCTGCACTCCCTGCTAAAAATACAGCGCAACGCGCTCCTCTCCTCGCAGCTACTGCGGTTCGAGTCAGTCCCACGCAGATGTCCAGAGAGCCGCAGGAAGGGGGGTTCATATCACAGTTACTGGGCAGATGGTGTCCGTGAGGTGTGGGCGAGGGACCCCTGCGAATGTGGGTGCGGCCTTCCGCAGACGCAAGGAGCCGCTGGGGTCTTGTGCTCACCAGGCGCCGATGGACAGGCACTCTGTGCAGGAAGGGGTACGAAGCTGGGagctccggggcgggggggggggggtgggggggtggggggtgtctccGCAGGCCAGAACTTGCTGAGTAGGTGGCAGGAACAGAGGTGTGTTCCAGAGCACCCCtgccttccccgccccctcccccagctcttccCCTAGCTGCAGCCACGCCTGCTTCTGGATGCAACGCGAAGTTATTTAACGCTGCAATTAGCCGGCAGAGTGAGTCATCTGCTCCCCCGGCCTCGCTGCTGCAGCAGCGGAGACGGTGTGGAAGGAACCACGGGCGCAGGCCCAGCCGCTCGGCCCGGTGGGACCTCAGAGGGCCTTCCAGAGACGTCCCATCCCAGATCGCCTTTCAGCAAGAGGATGCAGGGCCCGGAGAGGCCTGGGGGAAGGCCACCCCCCTCGCCCCGCACACCCCACGCCTTCCTTTCACCCACCTTGAGGTCCGGTGGTCAGAAAGAGGCCGTttaccgccccctccccccaaccgtGGCACTCAGGCCGTGAACCGCCTTCTGATGAAATTAACTCACACTCACCCGAGCCCTGGTGAAATTCCTGCATGATCCCGGAGCAGGGCTTTTTTAGACTAACGTCCAAGGCTTCACCTCCAGTTGGGCAGCATCCCTAccacctccccgcctccccccatccccacccccacgcaCAGCAGCGGGCGATTTCCAGGGTGCGCTGGAGCGTCCCAGCAGCACCTGATCTCCTTCGCCCACCCTTTCCTGGCATCCAGACTCCCCgcacccaaccccccccccgcccacccccacccccagcacccaggctcaccccttccctgggctcccttctcccctctcctccccacctggactctctcccttcctctgtccccctccctcccctgtcccgcAGACTGGCCCCCTCCCCTTCTGCACCCAGGCTCTCCCTCCTACCCCACCAGCACCCGGgctcccttcttccccctctccctgcaccccaaGCCAACTTCCTCAGGCTTCCAGGCCGCTGGTAGGCCGGTGGTGGGCGTGGAGCCCGGTCGCGGGAGAAGCGCAGCCTTAGGGGCCCGAGAGGTGGGAGGTACTGGGGAGTGGGCCCCTAGAGGAGTCCGGGGTAGAaagacttggggtgggggtggggggtagtgtTCCCAGAGCGGCCGGGAGAGTGGGAGGCAGGCGGAGAGGCGCGAGGGAGGAGGGGGGTCACTTCTCCTTGGGGAGGCGGCAGAGGGGAGTCCTAGGGGCTGCGGGGGTTGAGGGtggagaggggggcgggggaaggcgGCGCCTGGGCCGGGCGCACGGGgcggcgggtggggtggggggagtggagcgTCCAGGGAGGGGCGCcgcgggctggggagggggcgcgcGCGCCCTGCGGTCCTCCGCGCCGCATCGGTTCCCGGCGcggggccgcggcggcggcggcggcggcgggaggcggAGGATGCGGACTCCGGCGCCGGCGGCGCGGGCCCGGGAGGACGcgggaggatgaggaggaggccGGCGGTCCGGCCGCGCGGCGCCGGGAGGAGGCgcaggcggcgggggcggcggcgggcggcggcggcggcgggcgcgcgGGGTGCGGGCCGGCTCGGGCGCGGAGGATGAAGTGGAGCGTCCGCGGGGCCTGCGCCGCgctctcctcctgcctcctgctcGCCTGCGCGCTCAGCGCCGCCGCCGTCGGCCTCAAGTGCTTCTCGCTGGGCTCGGAGCTGCGCGGGGAGCCGTTCCGGCTGGGGGCGGCCGCCGGCGCCTTCTACTCGGGGCTGCTGCTGGCCGCCGGCCTTTCGCTGCTCGGCGCCGCCCTGCTCTGCTGCGGGCCCCGGGACGCGCCGCTCGCGGGGTCGGGCCCGGGCTCGGGGCTCGGGGTCCCCGCGGCCGCGGCGGGGGCTCCCGAGGCCGCGCCGGGAGAGCCGGGGGCCGCGGCCGGGCCCTCGGGGCCGGGGAGCAGCCAGAACCTGCTGCTGCTCGGCGTCCTCGTCTTCATGCTCGGGGTCCTCAGCGCCTTCGCGGGCGCCGTGATCGACGGCGACACCGTGTCCCTCGTGGAGCGCAAGTACTCCCACTACTGCCTGCCCCCGCGCGCGtcggcccccggccccgccgccgccgccgccgccgcccccggcccggcccccggcGCGCCGCGCGCCCGCAGCACCCTGGACAGCGCCACGTCGGCCAAGTGCCGCCAGCTCAAGGACTACCAGCGCGGCCTGGTGCTCTCCACCGTCTTCAACTCGCTCGAGTGCCTGCTGGGCCTGCTCAGCCTCCTGCTCGTCAAGAACTACCGCGCGTCGCAGGCGCGGCGCGGCCGGCGCGGCCGGCGGAGGGCGGCCCGGGCCCTGGCGCGGCCCCGCGGCGGCCCCGGGCTCCGCGCGCAGCCGCCAGCCTCCCGGGCgcggcggggccggcggggccgGCGCGGTCGGCGGCTGCAGCCGCGGCCGAGCGACGCTTCCATCCTGTCCCCGGAGGACTCGGACGTGGCCGCCCCGGGGGACTGCGCTGGCTTCGGGGCGCACCACGCAGTCTCCTACATCAACGTGGGCGTCTTCCACGCGCTCGACGAGGCGGGTGTGGAGGTGTGCTGCGGAGGGCACCCGTCGGTGGAGCTGCCGGGGTACGCGCCCTCGGACCCCGACCTCAACGCCTCCTACCCCTACTGCTGCCGGCAGCCCTGCGAGGCCGCGCGCCCCTGGGAGCCGAGCCGGGCCTGCTGAGCCCCGGGGCCCTCCCCGGaaggacggacggacggacggacggcgCGCCAGCCGGCGCGGGCCTCCCCGGCCTACCACCGCCCGCCGCCCGCGAGCGAGGACCAGGCCTGCCGTGGACATGCCGCGGAGATGCACCTTCAGGGGCGGACTGGCCTCGCGTCGCTGAGGGCCCCTCGCCGAGAGACTGGGCCTCCAGTATTACCATTTCTGTGTCTGGGaggtttctcttcttttctgtgtctgttcGTATCCGGATTCCGTTTTAAAGTTTACAATAAATGTTTCGGGGCTGCCTCGCCCCCATCGCACTTCTCTTTGGCAAAGTCCAGTCCAGGGTGAGAGCTCAGAAAGAGAGGGTGATTTCGTGGGAGGAAGAACCCTCGCCGAGAGGACAGAAGGAGCAGAATGGCAGAAGTGAAAACGCACCCAACAAGCGACACTTTGTACACGGAtgtgcctgcttttgttgatACTTTCTTACTGTAAAGCTCTCCATAAACAGTGAAAATGTTTGGTAAATTTATTGCAATTTAAAATTGGTTAGTTCCTTTATTAAATTAATTGCTATGTTATTGGAGATATTCATCAAATTGGAGTTAGAGGGTGTCGACACACAACCCACTTTGGGGCCAGTGGTTGGATCTGGTCAGACAAACGCTGAGTTGGAGTTTTCTGCTGGGCGGTTGCCTCCATCCAACCTCTTCCTGCAGTTAACTTCCCCTGTGTGTGTACCAGGTCCCAAAcgtttctttttttggaaattgGCGGTGGGGTTTCTACTGCAAAGCTGAGCTTATTTTTGGTTAGTATATATGAACAATCCAATCCTATTTTGGAAAATCACAGTCATAGTTTTTTTCTGGCAAAGATTATTTTCCTGTTGATTAATTCAGTGATCTGGTAATTTTTGCATATTAtagcatttcatttaaaatacaccCCTTAAATAGCCTTAACTGATGTGAAGGTCATACTTTTAAATCCTTAGGATGCTTACCCGCACAATATGAAATGTATTCTCCGTGACGGCAAAATACGCTTCCATCCAGTCTGGTGGCCTGGCTGGGAGCCAAGCAGGCTCAGCGTCTTGGGCAAAAGGTAGCACAACCCCACGTGCTGGGATTGTGGCGCCGGGGAGGTGTGCCGATGATTCTTAAGGTGCTTGGAGCAGAATAGTGTAGCGGAAGAGCGGAATGGCCCCACCCTGACCTGAATAGTGTGTGCCCCGAGCCAAAGGAGGTAGGGACACACCCAGTGCTCTGCCAGGGGTGAGCACCAGACTTTAGGTGATAATGAACAAATAATGTGTAATGCCTTTGCAGCGTAAAGGGGTTCACTTCTGATTGTGGGAAAGTAGCCGGAGTTAGGGATGGAGGTGGAGTTTCCGGGTGCCGGCTCTGGGATAAGACCTCTCCTCAGCTCCACGTtccttgcccaaagccacagtCTCCTGTACTTAGACAATCagggcccccaccccagcttggACCTGGCGGGGCTGCCCAGCTGCAGTGGAGGCTGCTGGAGACAGGAGGCCCGGCTTCCATGCAGAGGAGTGGAGGGGACCTGTCGCCGGTCAGCACCTGATCCTTGCCGTGTAACATGGAGATCTCCTTGTTATGTTGATGCTGCCTGAGGAAAGAGGATGATTCACAGCCAAGTTAGTAGGTTCTGAACCACAGGCCTCTTCAGATACTGGTCCATATTCAGCCTCGGGATTCAGCCAGGCTGAGGGCATGGCTCAGCTAGTCCCACCGCTGGTCCTCGCAGCCTGGCCCATCACCTGCCCTGGTACCACCAGCCCGATGGTCATCAACCTAAGCAGGAAATGTGATAAGTGGCAGCAAAAGTGGCTTTTTAGATACTTTTCCCCATCTACCTAAGTCAAATCAAGAAGGAATTGCCAGGGGTTTCCTGCTTCCTGAGCAGGGCTGCTCTCCACTCCTGGAGCAGATATCTCATAGGCAGCTGCAGGGCTGACCACCCAGAGCTCACCCAGTGGAGGTGGCTAGGCCACTGTGCACTGGATAGACGGGCACACGGTGGGTTCCTGCAGAAGGCCGCCGGGCAAGGACCACCCCAGCAGAGCAAACACGTGGGCAGCATGGACACAAGACGTCAGACCTCCCAGtacctttcttgttttctgaagTGTTTCATCTTACATGGTTTGTACAGCTTAAAATGTCATATGCCTTATGAATCTTTCAAATTTGCAATCCAAATCAGTGACCTCTCTCAACTTTCAGACATTTCTTGAGATGGAACAGAAGGCAGAAgggggtgaggtgggtggggccaGCACAGGAGCCCGACAGGAGCATCATGCCATCTGGGTGGTCATCTGGCCAGGGCAGCAGGGAGCATCTGGGGTGTGCAGACAGCTGCTTTTCCCCTGGCAAACTTCTACATGCCCAACGGACTAGATGAGATTTTTAAAGATGCAAGTGTGTCTAACTCCACGGATATTGTCAACTCCACTTTATTGAGGCTGATATAATGATGTGGGATaccagggttttattttttagagtttatgagaggaaataaaatcaagTCTCCCCAAACTCACATTGTTCCAAAGATCAGTACTCAGGGAAATGAGTGGAGAATTAGGAAGCTACTGAACCTCCTTCCAGTTAGGAGTGACTTCCTCGGGACCACTCCTGCCCCCGCGGGGCTGCGCCTCGCGGCCCTCACTTCTTATTCACGTCCATTCTACTTCCCGTAAGTTTTAGTTGTTTAAAATGGATTCTTTGTGCTCTACAAAATAGTGCCAGTTCCTGGAACTTTCCTAAAATGGGTCTTACTCTGCTTCTCAGAATAATAAGTAACGAACGCTTGGCCTGGTGGAGGCCAGATCAAGAGTTTATGATTATGACAAAGTACCGGAATTAAACTAAACACATTTTAGCATTGTTACATGACTTAATGCTGAGTTTGtaagttattattttaaacataaagattGTTTACTTTTAAGGGAATAATTTAACTAAGATAACACAGGGGGTAGCCACCAAACAAGGCATGTTTTCTTAGATTGCTAAACAGGCCCTCCCAGGGTTTCAGGCATCTGGGTTTACAGGACTCTCTTTGGTCAGAGGGGGTGTTCTGCCCTTGGCAACACAAATCCGAACCATGCAACTGAAGTTTTGACTGAAAGTCaattaatcatttaattttaaaaaccagtcaGATAGTGTTTGTGATGAAGATCAAGCTGCTGGTGATAAAGATTTTACTCCTGGCTGGTGTCAGGACACAGTTCAGGCAGAAGCCttgaacatgcacacacacacacacacacacacacacgtgcgggTGCGTGAATGCACACACAAGTACAGGCGCACACGAGTGAACATACGTGCACACAAGGACaaatgcacatgcatgcatgtgtaggAATAAGTGCCCACACGTTCCACGTGTATATgtctgcacatgcacacacacactgtgtgggacatacacacacgcacgcaagCACACACGCATATAGCGCCTCATGAGAAGTGTCTGAGGGCCAGGCCAGCAGCCCTGCCCGGGGTGTCCAGGTCGAATCTGTCTGAGTTGGAGAGGCCCGACTGTAGACTGGCGCGTCCCCTTGCAGCGTAGAGGGTGTGCACGCGGTAGGCATGCCGTGGAGGGTACCTGGTGGGTGCAGAGATTCGCGCAGGCCTGCACACTCTGTCACGTGCCGGGGGAAGATAGCGGGGTGACCCCTTACCTGGATGCCTGCACAGCACAGCAAGCCACATCAGAGGTGCTCTGGCATCCGTGCGAGTGCTGTGGGGCAGGCTGACCTCCTAGGTGCCTAGGTGGGTCCGTGTTGTGTAGACACTGCCACGGCTTGGTTGGTGCTGACCTCTTTGGGTCACCTGGAGGTCTACTCCCCCGCTGAGCAAGGGCTGCCTACATGCCACGCTGTCCCATGGTGCCCTCGAGGTTATTATTACCCTCAAATCACTGCTTTCTCATCAAGAAAGAACATTAATAAATGATAGAGAccataagaaaaatgaattctgGCATAAAGATATGTACCAACTTTATATATCTGTGTACCTGTTTTTTATATGAGACAGAGGCCACAGCCTAATGTCAACTGGTTTACTTTCCAGATGATCCAATATCTGCTTAATTTGCCACTCTTTAACACAGTAACAAAACaccaacaaaatgggaaaaaattaaccTAGGAAAATAGTATTCATATATTGTCACGTCCCCAATCTGAATTCTCCAAGGACTTCCTGGGGTGGCAGGAGAAAGCCTGATGGTTCCTACCACAGAGCCGTGTTTCTAATAGTTTTCTTAAAATCTCCATGTTTTGAGGGGAATCGATTTACACATGAGAATTTCACCTAGAGAAGCCCTGATCTCTGATTTGCCTTTTCATCTGCCATCTATCCTCAACAGAATGCCAATGATATGTCTTGCCGCTTTAGGGTCAATAAAATCTGTGTGAAAGCACAACACACTCCTTTAAACGTGCCAACGATCCTTTATGCCTTGTCTCTGCATGGCTCTTGTCCTGGCCCTGAAGACTGTGCCTGAGTGTGGCCAGGTCTACCAGGAATGTGCAGAACAGGTAAGCGGGTGGACAGAGGCGTCCCCGGCTGCTGGAGGGGTGCCCCACCTCACCTGCCCATCTCCCCAACACTCAGGCCCCAGCTTTGACCTTGTGCACCTGCTGTGGTCCTTaccctattcctttttttttttaattttttttttttcaacgctttttatttattttttgggacagagagagacagagcatgaacgggggaggggcagagagagagggagacacagaatcggaaacaggctccaagccatcagcccagggcctgacgcggggctcgaactcacaggccgtgagatcgtgacctggctgaagtcggacgcttaaccgactgcgccacccaggcgccccccttaccCTATTCCTAAACCACCAGCCTGATTTCTTTCTTCGCCTCTACTCCTGATGCAACATTTCCCCAAAATGCGGGACAGACTGTGCTGTCCCACTAAGAAACTGGCCTTCAAGAACTGCCCTGTTCCCGAAGGGAAGCAAAATCTCATGGACCCAGCCCAGCCTGACCCCGCAGCCTTCTCTGTGAGCCACCAGGGCCTGGGGACAGTCTGACGGGGGGCTCCTATCTGGTAGGGCCCTTTGAATGAATAGTGTGGCAAACATCAGATCCTGGGTGTGCACTGGGACAGCAGAACCAGCTGTGGTGCTGACTGGCTGAGGAAGGAGGGTGTGTCTCTGGAGCAAAGTGTGGGGCTGGTAGTGGGGGCCTGGACCACCTCAGGTGCCTGGGGCTCAAATTCGTTTCCTGTGGCTTTCgtcacaaagtaccacaaattgggtggcttcaaacagcaaatatttattctctcatagtctgagatcaaggtgttggaagGGTTGCTTCCTCCTGGATGCTCTGAGGACTAATCGATTCCAGACCTTTCTCCCGGCCTCTGGTGGATGCTGGTGTTCCTTGGTGCTCCTGGGCTTAGAGACTCAtcattccaatctctgcttctgccttcgtgcagccctctcctctgtctctgggtGCCCTTCTGTGTGTCTTACAAAGACATTCTCATTGGctttagggcccactctaatccAGCGTGATCTGCAAATAAGGCCACGCTCTGTGTGGACCAGAATTTTGGGGGACAAATCTTgaactcagtgcagagctcattTCAGGTTTGTGGTTTGCTCGTTCTTTTCTGCAGGAAGCCTTCAAGCCTTTCTGTGTGGGTCTAGCTGCTCAGGACCTCAGAGGACAGGCACTCCCTCCCTGGGACGTGCTGCTGGGGAATAAAGCCGTTGGAGCCCTCATCAGACCATGGGTATTTAGGGAGCTGAATAGATCTTCCAGATGAATATtctaaaaaaagcagaaacattaaaattaattgcCCAAGGGGAAATGCTTTCTGAAAATAAGTTATATTTggtttatttgcaaatattttgagGTAACAGCCACAGTAACTGAATTATTTTGCAAATCCAGACTGGCATATGTCATTCTCTTCTCCGTGTAGGGTTGGGGCAGGAGTGGCTTCAgtgcctgggaggtggggaggggctgccaGTCCTTCTGGGAAACAAAGGCCTCAGGATCCCAGGCTATTCTGAAGGTGACCTTCTCCCTCTGGCAGGAATCCCTGTAGGCCCCTCTACCCCAGGGCATTTGCAGGACATTGGGTCAGCCTCCATCTTGTTCATCTTAGGAGCTTTCTTTCTGCCTGCTCTCTCACCTCCCAGCCTCTGTAAGAGTGCCCGTCCCCTGTCCCCCAACCCTGTGTCCTCTTGTCCTGGCTCAGCTGGGACATCACCTTTGCTGAGACCTCCCTTGATTCCCCTGCAGGACAGTGTCTGCTCTGTATTC
Coding sequences within:
- the TMEM271 gene encoding transmembrane protein 271 — its product is MKWSVRGACAALSSCLLLACALSAAAVGLKCFSLGSELRGEPFRLGAAAGAFYSGLLLAAGLSLLGAALLCCGPRDAPLAGSGPGSGLGVPAAAAGAPEAAPGEPGAAAGPSGPGSSQNLLLLGVLVFMLGVLSAFAGAVIDGDTVSLVERKYSHYCLPPRASAPGPAAAAAAAPGPAPGAPRARSTLDSATSAKCRQLKDYQRGLVLSTVFNSLECLLGLLSLLLVKNYRASQARRGRRGRRRAARALARPRGGPGLRAQPPASRARRGRRGRRGRRLQPRPSDASILSPEDSDVAAPGDCAGFGAHHAVSYINVGVFHALDEAGVEVCCGGHPSVELPGYAPSDPDLNASYPYCCRQPCEAARPWEPSRAC